The Candidatus Bathyarchaeota archaeon genome includes a region encoding these proteins:
- a CDS encoding DUF1028 domain-containing protein produces the protein MEIFGTFSIVARCPKTLALGVCVSTAAPAVGSRAPHVEARIGAIATQAKTNVLYGINGLKLLKMGFSPQTALETMLKEDSDRESRQVIIIDKEGRSVAFTGRETSDWKGHLIGKDYVVAGNMLVGNSVIDAMAEAFESSEGELSERLMKALEAGQEAGGDKRGKTSAALLVAQKEHVRTHPLLDLRVDEHRDPVRELRRVFEIYKELETT, from the coding sequence ATTGAGATTTTTGGGACATTTTCTATAGTGGCTAGATGTCCAAAAACACTAGCGCTAGGCGTTTGTGTCTCAACTGCTGCTCCTGCAGTTGGAAGCCGAGCTCCCCATGTTGAGGCGAGGATCGGTGCCATAGCAACTCAAGCTAAAACCAATGTTCTTTACGGTATAAACGGTTTAAAACTGTTAAAGATGGGTTTCTCTCCGCAAACAGCTCTGGAAACTATGCTGAAAGAGGACTCTGATCGGGAGTCAAGACAGGTGATTATCATAGATAAAGAAGGAAGAAGCGTCGCGTTCACTGGCAGGGAAACCAGCGACTGGAAGGGACATTTGATTGGCAAAGATTATGTGGTCGCTGGTAACATGCTTGTTGGAAACAGCGTTATTGATGCGATGGCTGAGGCGTTTGAAAGCTCAGAAGGAGAGTTATCGGAGAGATTAATGAAAGCTTTAGAGGCTGGACAGGAGGCTGGAGGCGATAAGCGAGGGAAAACGTCTGCTGCATTACTTGTAGCGCAAAAGGAACATGTGAGAACTCATCCCTTACTTGACTTGAGGGTTGATGAGCATCGGGACCCTGTTAGGGAATTGAGGAGAGTTTTTGAAATCTATAAAGAATTGGAGACGACGTAA
- a CDS encoding DEAD/DEAH box helicase codes for MTEEKMPMYSNVFDLLAKPVRNALTQLGLSEPTAPQVKAIPPILKEENVLLIAPTGSGKTEAVLLPILSNFIQQPDKKGISIIYITPLRALNRDMILRLSDWAFHLDISAEVRHGDTEIKIRRRQALHPPNMLVTTPETLQAILPGSRMQRHLSHVRYVIIDEVHEIAEDKRGVQLTVALERLDEITGKEFQRVGLSATVGNPKKVAKFIAGTNRPIKVITVSLPKGYQYIVENSLPADLDYDIAQKLRTAPEAAARIRRILNLVKNHTSTLIFVNARTNAEMLGHKFNQLTSNIAVHHGSLSREERSLIEDEFKAKILKAIVCTSTLQLGIDIGHIDLVIQYLSPRQVTSLIQRVGRSGHKLDLTSKGVIITASSDDTLEAVAAVQQAYKGCLEPISIHENALDVLAHQIAGILLDQRRITVSQVFEILRRAYPYRNLSKAKLLDVVNYLHRLRELRIEGNTLKKTRRTRLYYYENLSMIPDERRYPIIDILSDHPIGTLGDEFMALRARVGLNFICRGKVWRIVQIEDETGNVYVVPSEDHMAAIPGWDGEMLPVPLTLAQQVGRLRRDIAKELNREKNVKVVAEKLAKKLSTNGSTLLNPVEEIHEHLKRGAPLPTNNHILIEAFDKYVVIHACFGEVVNRTLGCIFDSILSDHELIIGWWNDGYRILIEMPRKAEFHDLEKIRSLLFELTEEEVEQAFDDYLKARFPFASKMKFVAERFGALPRGRAMGPKRLAELPKRFKKTPIYEETLREAMLEKVDLPSVRQIMKNVNKGKIRISSLFCLEKPTPLGYHILAKYSEIPELMAPERVVLSNIERMKRAILARKTSLLCFSCGVCSVEKRIRELPEKPTCERCGAGLLASLRFGQDPNELRGILNRRLEGKELVEEELGQLTYARRTADLVLSHGRRALIALQVRGVGPETAFRILGKMHPNEDDFYMDLLKAKIQYLKTRPYWKDKEKRFKQR; via the coding sequence TTGACAGAAGAAAAAATGCCGATGTATTCCAACGTTTTCGATCTGCTCGCAAAACCAGTGCGTAATGCTTTAACCCAGTTAGGACTCTCTGAGCCCACCGCACCACAGGTCAAGGCCATCCCACCCATTCTAAAAGAAGAAAATGTTTTACTAATCGCGCCAACGGGAAGCGGAAAAACCGAGGCAGTTCTTCTCCCTATTCTCTCCAACTTCATTCAGCAACCAGACAAAAAAGGAATATCTATCATCTACATTACGCCACTTCGCGCCCTCAACCGTGACATGATACTACGCTTATCCGATTGGGCATTTCACCTTGACATTTCAGCAGAAGTGCGACACGGCGACACCGAAATCAAAATCCGCCGAAGACAAGCACTCCACCCACCTAACATGCTTGTAACAACTCCAGAAACTCTGCAGGCTATTCTGCCAGGCTCACGTATGCAAAGACATCTCAGCCATGTTCGGTATGTCATTATAGACGAGGTTCACGAGATCGCGGAGGACAAGCGCGGAGTCCAGCTCACAGTTGCATTAGAAAGACTAGATGAAATCACCGGAAAAGAGTTTCAAAGAGTCGGTTTATCCGCCACCGTCGGCAACCCCAAAAAAGTAGCAAAATTCATTGCTGGAACAAACCGGCCCATCAAAGTGATTACTGTGTCTTTGCCAAAGGGTTACCAATATATCGTTGAAAACTCTCTTCCTGCAGATCTAGATTACGATATAGCCCAAAAACTGAGAACAGCCCCAGAGGCCGCAGCGAGGATAAGAAGAATATTGAACCTAGTGAAAAACCACACTTCCACCCTAATCTTCGTCAACGCTCGAACCAACGCTGAAATGCTCGGACACAAATTTAACCAACTCACATCCAACATAGCAGTTCACCATGGATCCTTATCCAGAGAAGAAAGAAGCCTCATTGAAGACGAATTTAAAGCGAAAATTCTCAAGGCAATTGTATGCACCAGCACTCTGCAACTGGGAATTGACATTGGACACATCGACTTGGTCATTCAATACTTATCCCCGCGCCAAGTAACCAGCTTGATCCAACGCGTGGGAAGAAGCGGACATAAACTAGATCTCACCTCAAAGGGTGTAATCATCACAGCGTCGTCTGACGATACATTGGAAGCAGTAGCCGCCGTACAACAGGCCTACAAAGGTTGCTTAGAACCGATTTCTATACATGAAAACGCGTTGGACGTGTTGGCACATCAGATTGCTGGAATATTGCTAGATCAACGGAGAATAACTGTTAGTCAGGTTTTTGAAATTTTGCGTCGAGCATACCCTTATCGAAATCTCTCTAAAGCTAAACTTTTAGATGTTGTAAATTATCTACATAGGTTGAGAGAATTACGGATTGAAGGAAACACGTTGAAGAAGACGCGAAGAACTAGACTGTATTATTACGAGAACCTCTCCATGATCCCTGACGAAAGACGATATCCCATCATAGACATACTCTCAGACCACCCCATTGGTACCCTCGGTGACGAGTTCATGGCCCTTAGAGCGCGAGTAGGACTCAATTTCATATGCCGGGGCAAAGTGTGGCGAATCGTCCAGATAGAAGATGAAACAGGTAACGTTTACGTAGTCCCCTCCGAGGACCATATGGCAGCCATCCCCGGCTGGGACGGCGAAATGCTTCCAGTGCCACTTACCCTCGCTCAGCAAGTAGGCAGACTTCGAAGAGACATTGCCAAAGAGTTGAACCGAGAGAAAAACGTCAAGGTCGTAGCTGAAAAACTTGCAAAAAAGCTTTCCACTAATGGATCAACATTGCTAAACCCAGTCGAAGAGATTCATGAACATTTAAAGCGGGGCGCTCCTCTTCCAACTAACAATCACATTCTCATTGAAGCTTTTGACAAATACGTAGTCATCCACGCGTGTTTTGGAGAGGTTGTGAATCGAACTTTAGGTTGTATTTTTGACTCTATTCTTTCAGATCATGAGCTTATCATTGGCTGGTGGAACGATGGTTACCGAATTCTGATCGAGATGCCTCGAAAAGCAGAATTTCATGATCTTGAAAAGATTCGGTCTCTCCTTTTTGAGTTAACAGAAGAAGAGGTGGAGCAAGCGTTTGACGATTATCTCAAGGCCCGCTTCCCCTTTGCCTCCAAGATGAAGTTTGTTGCTGAACGGTTCGGTGCTCTACCTCGTGGAAGAGCCATGGGGCCTAAGAGACTTGCGGAACTACCAAAACGGTTCAAAAAGACGCCGATCTATGAAGAGACACTTCGTGAGGCCATGCTGGAAAAGGTGGATCTTCCTTCGGTAAGGCAAATTATGAAGAATGTTAACAAGGGCAAAATTAGAATAAGCAGCCTGTTTTGTTTAGAAAAACCCACGCCCTTAGGTTATCATATTCTCGCAAAATATTCCGAAATACCCGAGCTTATGGCGCCTGAACGCGTTGTGCTGAGCAACATTGAACGAATGAAGCGAGCGATTTTGGCGAGAAAAACATCGCTTCTATGTTTTTCTTGTGGTGTTTGCTCGGTGGAAAAACGCATCCGTGAACTGCCTGAGAAACCGACATGCGAAAGGTGTGGAGCTGGTTTGTTGGCGTCCCTCCGCTTTGGTCAAGATCCAAACGAACTTCGTGGCATTCTCAACCGAAGACTGGAGGGAAAAGAGCTGGTTGAGGAGGAGCTGGGACAATTAACTTATGCCAGACGCACAGCAGACCTCGTCCTCAGCCATGGTAGAAGAGCGTTGATTGCCTTACAAGTCAGAGGAGTTGGACCCGAGACCGCTTTCAGAATACTGGGGAAAATGCACCCTAACGAAGACGACTTTTACATGGATCTTCTGAAAGCCAAAATTCAATACTTGAAAACACGACCCTACTGGAAGGATAAAGAAAAACGTTTTAAACAAAGGTGA
- a CDS encoding AAA family ATPase — protein sequence MMSASQELEKAAKNYAVEAIRLDKQGAKGMAITMYQKAIETLLKLAQLYPDYNLNKVYIQRAMAYQERVKALQGVGPMEPRGERKPGVTATPSQGEEVSYDELVLKEKLDVRWGQVVGLETAKKAIKEAIVYPVQRPDLFPLGWPRGILLFGPPGCGKTLIAAAVATEIDATFISVDAASIMSKWLGEAEQNVARLFGSARKSANEGRPAIVFIDELDSLIGMHSNEVGGETRVRNQFLKEMDGIVDKGKNLHMYVIGATNKPWALDWPFIRRFQKRILVPLPDHSARLGMFKLYSTQLKLGPDIDTHGLARFSEGFSGSDLRDVCQSAHLKVIAELFESGQADDKRAQPRPISMDDFKHILEERKPSVSVDMVAKYNRWFEAFKAL from the coding sequence ATTATGAGTGCATCTCAAGAACTTGAAAAAGCAGCGAAGAACTATGCAGTTGAAGCCATCCGCCTTGATAAACAGGGTGCCAAAGGAATGGCTATCACTATGTATCAGAAGGCCATTGAAACCCTCCTAAAACTTGCTCAGCTATACCCTGACTACAACTTGAACAAAGTCTACATTCAACGAGCAATGGCATATCAAGAAAGAGTAAAGGCTCTGCAAGGTGTTGGGCCTATGGAGCCACGGGGAGAACGAAAACCAGGCGTAACGGCAACGCCTTCACAAGGAGAGGAAGTAAGCTACGATGAGCTTGTGCTCAAAGAAAAACTCGATGTGAGATGGGGCCAGGTTGTCGGTTTAGAGACGGCAAAGAAGGCAATCAAAGAAGCAATCGTTTATCCAGTTCAGAGGCCAGACTTGTTCCCGTTAGGCTGGCCAAGAGGAATCCTTCTGTTCGGTCCACCTGGATGCGGAAAAACATTAATAGCTGCGGCTGTGGCCACAGAGATCGATGCAACGTTCATCTCAGTGGACGCCGCGTCTATCATGTCGAAGTGGTTGGGGGAAGCGGAACAAAATGTTGCTAGACTTTTTGGCTCGGCGAGAAAGTCAGCTAACGAAGGACGTCCCGCTATAGTTTTCATCGATGAACTTGATTCACTAATCGGAATGCACTCAAACGAGGTTGGTGGCGAAACTAGGGTGCGTAATCAATTCCTTAAAGAGATGGATGGTATAGTAGACAAGGGTAAAAATCTCCATATGTATGTAATCGGAGCCACAAACAAGCCATGGGCTCTGGACTGGCCGTTCATAAGAAGATTTCAGAAACGAATTTTGGTTCCCTTACCTGATCATTCTGCGCGTTTGGGAATGTTCAAGCTCTACTCCACTCAGCTAAAACTGGGACCAGACATAGACACGCATGGACTGGCTAGATTTTCTGAGGGATTTTCTGGAAGCGACCTACGTGATGTGTGTCAGTCAGCGCACCTTAAGGTTATTGCAGAGCTTTTTGAATCTGGTCAAGCAGATGATAAACGGGCTCAGCCAAGACCAATATCTATGGACGACTTTAAGCATATTCTGGAAGAAAGAAAGCCAAGCGTTTCGGTGGATATGGTGGCCAAATATAACCGCTGGTTTGAAGCATTTAAGGCACTTTAG
- a CDS encoding Lrp/AsnC family transcriptional regulator, translating into MPKEKMIKLLYELIKNSKRSDRDLAKILKVSQPTITRTRKKLEKKGYIRGYTALPDLTKLGYEIAAFTFMNIAQSDIKARIKEIKENPKILFASTGTGLHGFNCAIVSLHKDFTDFDQFMSDIRSRWAANITDIDNFLVPLRGMTLKDFSFKQIGEIK; encoded by the coding sequence ATGCCAAAAGAAAAAATGATAAAACTCTTATACGAACTAATAAAAAACTCAAAAAGAAGCGACAGAGACCTCGCAAAAATCCTAAAAGTATCACAACCAACCATCACTAGAACAAGAAAAAAACTAGAAAAAAAAGGATACATACGAGGCTACACAGCCTTACCTGACCTAACAAAACTTGGATACGAAATCGCAGCCTTCACATTCATGAACATCGCTCAATCTGATATAAAAGCCAGAATAAAAGAAATCAAAGAAAACCCAAAAATCCTATTCGCATCAACAGGCACGGGATTACACGGATTCAATTGCGCCATAGTATCTTTACACAAAGATTTCACCGACTTCGACCAATTTATGTCAGACATTAGGTCAAGATGGGCTGCAAACATAACAGACATCGACAACTTTCTAGTCCCACTAAGAGGCATGACGCTGAAAGACTTCTCTTTCAAACAAATAGGAGAAATAAAATAG